A region from the Haloarcula limicola genome encodes:
- a CDS encoding long-chain-fatty-acid--CoA ligase: MKKQLLVTDFLDRARTYYGDYEAIVGTDGERFTYSEFGDRVDRFSAALQERGVGKGDRVAVLDPNTHYHLEAAFGAMQCGAIHVPLNYRLTSADYEYLLSDSGANVVYADYEYAGKIEAIRDEIPADVFVTNDPVPVEGDWIGFESFLAAEPDGYDRPEMAEDEIITINYTSGTTGDPKGVCRTHRTESLHAQLVTIHHHLTDDDVYLWTLPMFHVNGWGHIYAVTGRGAKHVCTRGVDAAEVFDAIETEDVSFLCCAPTVLTILDEYADEHGPAFSGDNPVRVTAAGSAPPSATIRTVEDEFGWEFTQLYGATETGPLIATSDAARLIPEEGGLRFSLKQRQGIAPLGTELRVVDDDGEEVPRDDATIGEVVVRGNQVMEEYWEKPEETHAAFNERLEGWYHTGDLAVVNEDGMISIQDRKKDIIISGGENISSIELEDTLFDHEAVDDVAVIPAPSEKWGETPKAFVVPTSGDPENPGVTADELTAFTRERLADYKAVHEISFVDTIPKTATGKIQKYELRQREWDDEDEMVGKG; encoded by the coding sequence ATGAAGAAACAGTTACTCGTGACCGACTTTCTCGACCGTGCCAGAACGTACTACGGCGACTACGAGGCGATCGTCGGAACGGACGGCGAGCGCTTCACCTACAGCGAATTCGGCGACCGCGTCGACCGGTTCTCGGCGGCGCTCCAGGAGCGCGGTGTCGGGAAGGGCGACCGCGTCGCGGTCCTCGACCCGAACACGCACTACCACCTCGAAGCGGCGTTCGGGGCGATGCAGTGCGGCGCGATCCACGTGCCGCTCAACTACCGACTCACGTCGGCGGACTACGAGTACCTCCTCTCGGACTCGGGGGCGAACGTCGTCTACGCGGACTACGAGTACGCCGGCAAGATCGAGGCGATTCGCGACGAGATCCCCGCCGACGTCTTCGTGACCAACGACCCGGTTCCGGTGGAGGGCGACTGGATCGGCTTCGAGTCGTTCCTGGCGGCCGAACCGGACGGCTACGACCGCCCGGAGATGGCCGAGGACGAGATAATCACCATCAACTACACCTCGGGGACGACCGGCGACCCGAAGGGCGTCTGTCGCACGCACCGGACGGAGTCGCTGCACGCGCAACTCGTGACGATCCACCACCACCTCACCGACGACGACGTCTACCTGTGGACGCTGCCGATGTTCCACGTCAACGGCTGGGGCCACATCTACGCCGTCACCGGCCGCGGCGCGAAGCACGTCTGTACGCGCGGCGTCGACGCCGCGGAAGTGTTCGACGCTATCGAGACGGAGGACGTCTCCTTCCTCTGCTGTGCGCCGACCGTGCTGACCATCCTCGACGAGTACGCCGACGAGCACGGTCCGGCATTCAGCGGCGACAATCCGGTCCGCGTGACCGCCGCCGGGAGCGCCCCGCCGAGTGCGACCATCCGGACCGTCGAAGACGAGTTCGGCTGGGAGTTCACGCAGCTCTACGGCGCCACCGAGACCGGGCCGCTGATCGCCACTTCGGACGCCGCCCGGCTGATCCCCGAGGAGGGCGGACTCCGATTCTCGCTGAAGCAGCGACAGGGCATCGCCCCGCTCGGGACCGAACTCCGCGTCGTCGACGACGACGGGGAGGAAGTCCCCCGCGACGACGCCACCATCGGCGAGGTGGTCGTCCGCGGCAACCAGGTCATGGAGGAGTACTGGGAGAAACCCGAGGAGACGCACGCGGCGTTCAACGAGCGCCTCGAAGGGTGGTACCACACCGGCGACCTCGCCGTCGTCAACGAGGACGGCATGATCTCCATCCAGGACCGCAAGAAGGACATCATCATCTCCGGCGGCGAGAACATCTCCTCCATCGAACTGGAGGACACGCTGTTCGACCACGAGGCCGTCGACGACGTGGCGGTCATCCCCGCGCCGTCCGAGAAGTGGGGCGAGACGCCGAAGGCGTTCGTCGTCCCGACGAGCGGGGACCCGGAGAACCCCGGTGTCACCGCCGACGAACTGACCGCGTTCACCCGCGAGCGCCTGGCCGACTACAAGGCCGTCCACGAGATCTCGTTCGTGGATACCATCCCGAAGACCGCGACCGGGAAGATCCAGAAGTACGAACTGCGCCAGCGCGAGTGGGACGACGAAGACGAGATGGTCGGGAAGGGGTAG
- the gatB gene encoding Asp-tRNA(Asn)/Glu-tRNA(Gln) amidotransferase subunit GatB: MTAQAAESRELAAVIGLEVHVQLETETKIFCGCSTEPTEEPNTHTCPVCLGLPGALPVVNEGAVEAAVKVGKAIDADVPEETTFHRKNYYYPDLPKNFQITQYDAPICRDGELEFAVESQRRAVSIRRAHLEEDPGSIKHVREGTGPLESRTCSIDRADYTLIDYNRAGTPLMEIVTEPDFRDPGEVRAFLEKLEEVLEYLGVFDATRDGSLRIDANLSMVDADEVGEDGHIEESVLEDANRTEVKNISSHKGAEQALAFEASRQRKLIQSGRAVEQETRHFNETHGNTVSMRSKEEEKDYRYFREADIPPLEVADWKETIDIPELPDARRERFVAEYDLSEEAAAKLTSTKQVADFFESVAERFDADLAATWVADNLLGELNYRDMEITDVDDRFDEVTRLVELVAEDEITAKNARETVLREMLDEGEDPDTVVEREGLGKTSGDAVQRAVEEAIEENPDAVEDYHSGEDGALNFLVGQVMQKTGGSADPGDVNGLLREELAE; encoded by the coding sequence ATGACTGCGCAAGCCGCCGAGTCCCGCGAACTCGCGGCCGTCATCGGGCTGGAGGTCCACGTCCAGCTAGAGACGGAGACGAAGATATTCTGTGGCTGTTCGACCGAACCGACCGAGGAACCCAACACGCACACCTGTCCGGTCTGTCTGGGCCTGCCGGGGGCGCTGCCCGTTGTCAACGAGGGAGCCGTCGAGGCCGCCGTGAAGGTCGGGAAGGCCATCGACGCCGACGTGCCCGAGGAGACGACGTTCCACCGGAAGAACTACTACTACCCCGACCTGCCGAAGAACTTCCAGATCACGCAGTACGACGCGCCGATCTGTCGGGACGGAGAACTGGAGTTCGCCGTCGAGAGCCAGCGTCGTGCCGTCTCTATCCGCCGCGCCCACTTAGAGGAGGACCCCGGCTCCATCAAACACGTCCGCGAGGGGACCGGCCCGCTGGAGTCCCGGACCTGTTCCATCGACCGCGCGGACTACACGCTCATCGACTACAACCGCGCGGGGACGCCGCTGATGGAGATCGTCACCGAACCGGACTTCCGCGACCCCGGCGAGGTCCGAGCGTTCCTCGAAAAGCTCGAGGAGGTCCTGGAGTATCTGGGCGTCTTCGACGCCACCCGCGACGGCAGCCTCCGCATCGACGCGAACCTCTCGATGGTCGACGCCGACGAGGTCGGCGAGGACGGCCACATCGAGGAGTCGGTGCTGGAAGACGCGAACCGCACGGAGGTCAAGAACATCTCCAGTCACAAGGGCGCAGAGCAGGCCCTGGCGTTCGAGGCGTCGCGCCAGCGGAAACTCATCCAATCGGGCCGCGCCGTCGAACAGGAGACCCGCCACTTCAACGAGACCCACGGCAACACCGTCTCGATGCGCTCGAAGGAGGAGGAGAAGGACTACCGCTACTTCCGCGAGGCCGACATCCCGCCGCTCGAAGTCGCCGACTGGAAGGAGACGATCGACATCCCGGAACTCCCCGACGCCCGCCGCGAACGCTTCGTCGCGGAGTACGACCTGAGCGAGGAGGCGGCCGCGAAGCTCACCAGCACGAAACAGGTCGCGGACTTCTTCGAGAGCGTCGCCGAGCGGTTCGACGCCGACCTCGCGGCGACGTGGGTCGCCGATAACCTGCTGGGCGAACTCAACTACCGCGACATGGAGATCACGGACGTCGACGACCGCTTCGACGAAGTCACCCGCCTCGTGGAACTCGTCGCCGAGGACGAGATCACCGCAAAGAACGCCCGCGAGACCGTCCTCCGAGAGATGTTAGACGAGGGCGAGGACCCCGACACCGTCGTCGAACGCGAGGGGCTGGGCAAGACGAGCGGCGACGCGGTCCAGCGGGCCGTCGAGGAAGCCATCGAGGAGAACCCCGACGCCGTCGAGGACTACCACAGCGGCGAGGACGGCGCGCTGAACTTCCTCGTCGGACAGGTCATGCAGAAGACCGGCGGGAGCGCGGACCCCGGCGACGTCAACGGGCTGTTGCGAGAGGAGTTAGCGGAGTAG
- a CDS encoding MFS transporter, with product MTDAADATSLTDLIRNEEFLALASTAFARSQAYSTILIALAMYADLFGTSGTVEGLFGTVFALTQFLIVLPLGRVVDTGNSKRYLLAGLLLNIAIFTGFTFVTAVEHVLVLRALQGVGASLLWITGSTVVGEISPDGKRGLWLGSYNQVAAVSSLAGTIFGGLLLYTYGFQTTYAVLVAVTTLATLSVYRFLRDNPGQQTDTADASGLDTLKTLLQRPAIRALVSFRFGFSVAKMAVVIFLPIYAKTQFGINPLAIGGILAGGKLTKSLLQGRMGTLIDGAEHRYKFVFAGAAVYAVGILFIPLAGSATQFLSAVSLSAAGRTMVLPPAFFGLFAAYGVLGVGDSIRLPASMTLFVEEGERLDAVAGSFSLRSLSWKVGQLIGPVAVGAIWEATSALVAFWVAAGCAGAAAVAFVAMAIRSTRREQRASTAVRSAD from the coding sequence GTGACCGACGCAGCCGACGCGACCTCGCTCACCGATCTCATCAGGAACGAGGAGTTCCTCGCCCTCGCGAGCACCGCCTTCGCCCGCAGCCAAGCCTACTCCACGATCCTCATCGCCCTCGCCATGTACGCCGACCTCTTCGGGACCTCCGGCACCGTCGAGGGCCTCTTCGGCACCGTCTTCGCGCTGACGCAGTTCCTCATCGTCCTCCCGCTGGGACGGGTCGTCGACACCGGAAATTCCAAGCGCTACCTCCTCGCCGGCCTCCTCCTCAATATCGCTATCTTCACCGGATTCACCTTCGTCACCGCCGTCGAACACGTCCTCGTCCTCCGCGCCCTCCAGGGCGTCGGTGCCAGTCTCCTCTGGATCACCGGTAGCACCGTCGTCGGCGAGATCAGCCCCGACGGCAAACGGGGGCTGTGGCTCGGCAGCTACAATCAGGTGGCCGCCGTGAGCAGTCTCGCGGGGACGATCTTCGGCGGGCTCCTCCTCTACACCTACGGCTTCCAGACCACCTACGCCGTCCTCGTGGCCGTCACCACGCTCGCCACGCTCTCGGTCTATCGGTTCCTCCGCGACAATCCCGGGCAGCAGACGGACACCGCGGACGCCTCCGGTCTCGACACGCTCAAGACGCTCCTGCAGCGTCCGGCCATCCGCGCGCTCGTCTCGTTCCGCTTCGGCTTCAGCGTCGCGAAGATGGCCGTCGTCATCTTCCTGCCCATCTACGCGAAGACGCAGTTCGGCATCAACCCGCTCGCTATCGGCGGCATCCTCGCCGGCGGGAAGCTCACGAAGTCGCTCCTGCAGGGCCGCATGGGGACCCTCATCGACGGCGCTGAGCACCGCTACAAGTTCGTCTTCGCCGGCGCGGCCGTCTACGCGGTCGGCATCCTCTTCATCCCGTTGGCCGGGTCCGCGACGCAGTTCCTGTCCGCGGTCTCCCTGTCGGCGGCCGGTCGGACGATGGTGCTCCCGCCGGCCTTCTTCGGCCTCTTCGCCGCCTACGGCGTCCTCGGCGTCGGCGACAGCATCCGGCTGCCCGCCAGCATGACGCTGTTCGTCGAAGAGGGGGAGCGGCTGGACGCCGTCGCGGGCAGTTTCTCGCTGCGCTCGCTCTCCTGGAAGGTCGGACAGCTGATCGGACCGGTGGCGGTCGGGGCGATCTGGGAGGCCACGTCGGCGCTGGTCGCGTTCTGGGTGGCCGCGGGCTGTGCCGGCGCTGCCGCGGTGGCGTTCGTGGCGATGGCGATTCGCTCGACCCGCCGAGAACAGCGGGCGTCGACGGCGGTGCGGTCGGCGGACTGA